From one Butyricimonas faecihominis genomic stretch:
- a CDS encoding polymer-forming cytoskeletal protein: MFGKKKNEDDTEKVMKVSADNLTMITIGTIVKGIITIAGGLHLEGTLEGDIICKGKVVIGPQGKVKGNVNCDTAVLYGLLQGDIRATNELYMKSGCMVKGDVYTRKLEIEPNAGFDGVCNTTGMNAPVKEKNTKMEKVLVVEEK, translated from the coding sequence ATGTTTGGAAAGAAAAAGAATGAAGATGACACTGAAAAAGTAATGAAAGTCAGTGCTGACAACCTGACAATGATAACAATAGGGACGATAGTGAAAGGGATAATCACTATTGCTGGAGGATTACATCTGGAGGGAACGTTAGAGGGAGACATTATTTGTAAGGGAAAAGTTGTGATTGGTCCACAAGGAAAAGTCAAGGGAAATGTGAACTGTGATACTGCGGTGTTGTATGGTTTGTTGCAAGGAGATATTCGTGCGACGAATGAGCTGTACATGAAATCCGGGTGCATGGTGAAAGGTGATGTTTACACGCGTAAGCTGGAAATAGAGCCGAATGCCGGGTTCGATGGTGTTTGTAATACCACCGGGATGAATGCACCCGTGAAGGAAAAAAACACCAAAATGGAAAAGGTCTTGGTGGTAGAGGAGAAGTAG